AATTAATCGGTCAAcagctatttattttaaaagaccaaaTGTGGAGTTTGTGGACAGAGGACGGATTTCTTCCAGGTGACCTCAGGAGACAGAAATAATGAAAGTTCAGTACTCAAACAAGAGGTATATAAAAAACAACCACTTGTTcacatagatgagaaaactaaaatttCCCAGTTGCTAAGATGCATCATGATAGTTGTCAGGCTGACAAGTATTCTCTCTAATCAAGAATTCCTTTCTCAGGACTAGTGAAGTAGCTGCTAGGGACAAAACATGAGTCTTCTCATAGGGAGACTCATTGTTTTTTTaactggttattttatttttattgaagtatagttgatttacaatgtttcagcaaagtgattcaagtatacacacacacacacacacacacacacacacacacacacacatacacatatatattctttttcagattcttttccatcataggttattacaaggtattgaatatagttctctgtactgtatggtaggtccttgttgtttatctgctttatttatatgtatctgttatgtgtatctgttaatcccaaatccctaatttatccctcccttgaCTTTCCCTTTTGGCaacagtaagtttgtttttttatgggGAAACTCATTCTTAACTGAAACGGAATTTCTGTATTATTcttcatggaaaaaaaattgcttatTTGAAATAGCTGCCCTCCTGGCATGGATAAGAGAAATTTCAATTTGCATCAGGCTTACATGTCTTCACAACATGATAAATTTCTGAGAATTACTTTATCACATGTGGACTATGCAAAACACTGTAAAAcaggcagaaaataaaatgttagtgcTCCATCATCAGTGCTGCATATCATGTAGTGAATAAAGATAACAGTGGGCGTGGGGATGTCACCCTGTCAATTAAGAACCCACTACTGAGTGCCAGCGCCCAGAACTCTACCTGACATAGAGTAGCATTCAGAGAGTAtttgatggataaatgaatgaagaaacaggaaaagtagatatttaaaaaaaaatgactttcttaTTATACTCTCTGAAATGGCAAGAAATATTAATGACCTCCCTCATATAGTTATAATAAAAAAGCATAATAATTTACCTGTCATATTCtctaggtttttttccccccattttcattttctgcagTTCAGAGTACTATTCAATTCCATCAGAAGTGAGAATATGTTTCAGTTCTTAAAAGAGCCTATGAGTTGGTCCCTTcgtagagaaaaatatttttatgaataaataaatatggaatTAGATTGATatacttagaataaaataaagtggGAAAAAGACCTGGGAAATTATGACAGATCATGGTACAAGTTAGTGGTCATTAATACGACCACTGTTAAGTAGTGGGACATAATCCCATCCACAGAAAGAGAGCTGAATTCCAAAATCcaccagaaataaaattaaaatgtgaccCAATATGTCAAAACTCAGTGAACACTTTTATGACCCATCAGTTGTATCATTGCAAGTCATTCAAGAGAAGATTTTGATGAACATCAGTTTCTAcatcaggaaaaataaatgagcctccatttctttccttctctttattcTCACCTTCAAGTTGTTAAGGTCTTTGAGAAGAATAAAAGATGACACTTCAATAGCTCACAAATCAGATTTAACTGTTCCCATGTCAGTTTGAGTTTAGAAAAGATTACTTTCACCTAACAGCCCTCTCAGATACAGTACTACAGTGGGGTACTATGTCACCTCCAGAAATGATTTATACTATAcctatctaaattttaaaatattagagaaCTCTGCCTTCTATCTATCTCCATGCTTTAAAAACAGCTCCCAACAGTGCCTTAATagcacaaagaacaaagaaagacattttcctATTCCTTAACTACCTACAATCCTAAATTAAGTTAGAATTTAGAAAGAGGTTCAAAACAGAGGTCAAAATGAACACACATACAACGATTCTGATTTTCCAGTCACCCTAAGCAAAATAATCCAAACCTAATATTtaattacttttcatttaaaaaagcatAATCTAAATGTAAGAGGCCCTTGTGAGGATTACAAATATAAATAACCCCTTTCCTCAGAGAACTGCCATTTTGGCAGGGACAGTAAGAGATGTACACAAAtaatataaatgtagagaataaTAACTGTCTTAGAAAGTTGTCAGAATTGCCAGCAATGCTCAGGGAAAGAAGGGGTAAATTCAGAACTAACTGGGAATGGGAATATAAAGGCATTCTAGTGAAAGAAGATGGAATAAACATAGGACCAGGGGTCTTCAAGAAGAGGCAAAGAGTCCAGTTCCCCTAGGAGTGAAGAGAGAGCAGTGGGAGAAGGTCTAAAAAGCTAAGTATAGAACAAATAATGGGTGACCTTGAGTGTTAGGGctaagaatttggattttataagATAATGAGAACACTTCAAAGTGGGGAAATTACATGATATCAGTTACATTTAATTTGGAAGTGATGTGAGGCTACaataaaggagagagagactTCAGATGGATACTAACAAGATGGCTATGATAATAGCCCAGTAATGAAATTTCAGACCAGGGCACTAACAAGGGGAATGGAAAGGAGGgtccaaatttaaaatatataaagaaacataACAACTTTCAGTTTCCAGTTCTGCATGTAAGGACCTTGAAAGTCATCCTAACAACAAATGAAAAGCTAAACAGACTAAAATATTAACTATTCTTGGAATAATAAGAGAGAGGAGGACACAGGTCAAACCACTGCCCCCAAGATTGAAGAGACTGACAAGTGAATTCAGGGAGTCACACTTATTGAAGCAGAGATTCACAAGTGGAAACTGCCCTGAAAACTGGTGCCAGGATAGGAAAACCTGAACTGAAATTGATGAACTGATGGAAGCTCAGGGTGGGcaactctgagagttaaaaactctaGAGGAACCCAATCATAAGGAGGCCACCACAATTGTAAGATTTACCTTCAGGAGCTAGACCAGGTTCACACAGTAAATATTCGAGAAAAATTACTCAcaccctgcttctgcttctggcagagggaagggaaaaggaaccattttgaaatatgccaGAGCACTTGTTAAGTCTTAACAAGACCTGCCCTCAATAGAAACAAACTGGTTAACTAGAGCCTAAGCTGCTGGGGTATTATTAGAGCTTAACTGATGTGGGAAAGTGAAATGCCCAACTCGAGCAGGTTCTAGCCTTCCACATGGGAGAAGGGAAGTACCCACCTCTAGCCCCTAGACAGATATGAATTAGCTGTGCAGTCTGTGTGCCTGGGAAAATGGTGTGGCATTAATACACATTAGAAGCCAAGAAAGTAGAACATGTGAAAAAGGACATAAGAAAAAGTTCAGGTTTAAAATATGTTGAATTTGAGACCCCCAGGGAACAATCATCTAGGTTATACTACTTAAGTGCAGTGGCATGAACTTCAGTAGACCTATTCagttttgtgatttcttcttgttTGTGAGCAGAAACCCTAGACAGTAGAGTTTATCACAGGCTGGATATCGTCATCCACCATTTGAAAACACTCACCTGGAATGATGTCGAATTTCTTAATTCATGGATGTTCAAAAAGGATATAATTGGATTTATTATGGTGACCGTTTCATAATGTGCAAACAGCAAGTCAtgtacacgtgaaactaacatgttgtatgtcaattatatctcaataaaagaaaCAGGTGGCAGACTAGATGTGGCCAATGAACCCTAGTTTGCCAATCCCTGAGCTAGAGGAATGGAGTAGAGCAGTAAGGCTTTCGTGAAATTATAGTTCTAGTGCATGAATCTGCAGAATTTGATATCATGGAACCCTAGAGCTTATAAGAGGATACAGAAGACCCCTTCCTGGCTCCACAAGGGTCAAGAGGGCAtgtagaaaaggaagagaaaaaaatggcaaaagattcaaaatttcttttgacaGTTACCACCACCAAGAAAACCAAacacagcaaaataaaacaatattcaCTATGTGGCATTTTGCATTTAGAAAACTTCATCTCCCCCAGTAAGCAGAATTAGATCTGAGTGGCTGTTTTGTGGTTGTAGCTaagcaatcattaaaaataaaaacacaactgcAATTTGCTACcgttttaatatttataaagaatatattttaaatgatcgGATACAggatagagaaaagagaaataaacatgttTTGAAAACTGAACCTGTCTTTCTCCCCAAATATAGCAGCCTTCTACAGTACATTTCCCTCAAGAAGAAACAACTTGGAGAAAGTTACTTGGGTGAAAAATCTATTCGAAACTCCATACCCTGAAACCTTTGGCTTTTAGTTTTGCTGTGGTGTGTATTCATACTTGGCTTGTCTTTCTCAATTTCTGTATTCCCTTTAATGAACCATACcttttctctgatgatttttAGTTTTGCTTTGTTGCTATATAGCCCTTGCTTTGAAATCACTGTAGTTCCTCTCACCACATTCCTTCATGTGAAATATTAGTAGATTTCCTCTTATTCCATACCGGATCTCCAGCCAACCTTCATTTCTCGAGCTCCGACTCCCCTTCATAACCCTTTCTGACATATTCTCAGAATAAGTGAATAATTGTTGCTTAGAATTTGAGTAGTTGAGAAAGAGGAATAGAAGCATCCTCTCTATGGATTCACGTTGCTATACTGAGAAATATGGAGACTAGGAGTGCTGATTTCAGTTGACACCAACTGTAAGAGGCGGTTAATGACTATATCCCTGGCTTTGGAGGTCTCCAGGTTCTTCTCTCTAGAGACTTGAATACTAATTTGGTCCACACTTGTCATGATGAGTTCAGATGCCAGAATCTGGGTAGGAGAACTGTCCTGAAACACAGTGTCCATGATGTATTGGTTATATAACTCCACCACCTTCTGCTCCAGGTATTCATTCAGCACTGCATTCGAAATAGGCTTCTGCATTTGCAGACTGCTTTTCTCTTTGATGCTGGTTATTCTCCAGTAGGATGAATACCGCTGGATCGGTTTTGGTGGAAAGTCGCTGGGCTGAGTGGAAATGGAATCCTCCATGGGCAAAGGAATCTCAGACGATTTCAGCAAAGGACCACATTCAAAACTGCTCTCGGAAGGAAAATCTGTTGTCACTGAATTAATGGCCATCACCTGGCCCCCTGCAATATGTAAGTCATTGTAATTCTTGCAAATACTCTTGCAGGAAGGTGGAACCAAATAGGTCTCTCTGCTGGGGTCTCTATATATTTCAACTGCAGCCAAGTTTGGGCTTTCAAAGACAGGGTTAGGGTTTGTCTGCACCACTGTGATTCTCGGATTTCTACTGCGTTGGCTCTCTCTTGAACGCACGGAAGAAATAAACTTGCCAGAGGATTTGCAGCTCACATAGAGACTTTGGACTTGTGTTTCATCCACAGAGGAATAGGAAAGAGCAGATGCAGCTGTGGCTTCggtctcctcttccttttcctcagcCACCTGCTCGTTATAAGATGTACAACTCCAGAGGGTCTCATTCCGGTAGGCAAGTCCACTGAGATACCCTTCTGACAGCATTCTGGAAAGAGAATTTGTGAGTAACCATAGGGAAGAAGGAGATTGGAATTTTATAAATTGGCAGTTGGTGTATCAAAAGTAACGAGCAGTAagttcatttcattcattccccAAGCCATGCCTCATTCTGTGCCTGCTATATACCAGGACTGTGGCATATACTGGAGGTATGAAGCTGAGTAGGACACAGTTCCCTCCTGCAAGAAGTTTCTGCTATTGGAGAAAAGAAACTGGACACAATTCCAATATTACTGAACATTATAATAGCCGTGGGACAAAGGAAGAGAAGCCCCTAATACAAACTGGGGCAAAGGAGAAGAAGTCACAGGAGGAAAGTCACAGAGATGATACTTGAGTTAAACTGAAGACTAGGGGTTGCATCCCTAGGCCCAGAGTTACAAGAGGATGTGGTGGCATGGCCTGTTCAGCATGTGCAGGACACTGAGCATAAGCAGAAAGGACTGGGGAAATAAGCTGGAATTGGATTCTGAAGGCCCTTGGGAGTTGGGCGAAGGCATTTGTATTCTGCCCCAGAGGAAATGGAGAGTGATGGAGAAGCTGCAATTTGGGGAAGCAGCACAGCTTGTGGGTtatgaaaaaaggaaatttgtggCAGATTCTGCTGAAAATGAGAGCTgtatcttactcatctttgtaacTTTAACCCTGGGAACTAGCACAGTTGTCTGCACTTAGGAGGCAATCAAAAGACATTtaacttgaattaatttttgtcattGCTGTCAATTATTTAACTGACTCTCAACCCATCATGAAGGACCATGAAATCTTCATCTACCTTTGCTGCCCAGGATGGCTTTCTCCTCCCACTTAGAATACGTTCTGGAAATATCTCTGTGCCCGACTGACATGTTTACCTCTACCCCAGTTACCAAGGAGCCTTCCTGACTATGACCTTTTCCTCTAAcagccccatcccccacccaACACCACCTTAGCAGTTAGCACCGGATTCTGGAGTGGCTAGAACAGGCTAGAAACCAGCAGCTGCATTTTCTAAAAAAGGAACGCACTGGTGTTCCTGGCAATGGGGCAACAGACAACAGCAAGGAGAACTGGTCCTTTTTGACCTCAAGGGCTGGGCTTCCAAAACAGACCCATCAACTTGAGCCTGAAATTAGCAaatcaaatgggaaaaaaattaatcataagggtccttttttttttaattttagcatctTTTTATGTTCATGTAATTATTTCCCAAGTAAAAATTTTATTGTACAAAGTTAATATAAgtagcataattattttaaatatgtaaggGTAGTATTGTCAatgtttatttcctcttttggaacTATTCCAAGATATGTTCAGCAAATTTGCCAGTTATTTAAATACTAACTATATCCCAGGCAGTCATGCACCATGAAGATACAAAGTTAAAGGTCTTCAACAAATCCATGAAGTAATTCTTGTATGTTGGACAGACAAGGATAGGAAAATGTTCTTCCCTGAAAACACTTCTTAAGTATGTTTCTGCTCTCAACAAAGTGAACATCTAGGTGAAAAGGCAAATCTTACATACATAAGAAGATAATAGAGTGAGAAAACTCATCATAAAGTTGTAATAGTGATGGGGTTACTTCACAACCCTCCCACTCCACCCACCCAGGCTGCAGTGAGGGCCTTCCACCTTCAAGACGTCAGAATATCACTGTGgaaaaaccagagtgaaaatGCAACTCTCATCTTTCGAGTTTCTAAATAGGCTTCAGAAACTCTGACAGAAGTCATAGTTTTAGAGAAATGGCTTTTGAGATACCATAACTTGAGCTTTTTAACATCAGAATCCAGAACCCTATGACTTAGGGCGTAATATTTATCAACTGTAGACCCAGTGGATGGAATTCCGTGTGGAGGGAAACAGTATGGCTCCAGATACATTTGGGGAGCCAAGAGTACAAGAGGTCTGTGCCCTGCCTACCAAGTAGGACCTGAAGAAGCAGGAAGTCTCAGTTCTCTCCTGCCCAGCATGGTGTGGGAGCAGGAGGAAAGCCAACAATGTGGAATGCCGGGTTGGACAGGCTGCCCCATGAAGTCTGCTCACAGCATGTTGCTGAGAGCCTGAAAATCTGGAGAACACCTCAATTTGGGATGGGAAGGTTGCAGACATGATGTTTATAGACTATCAACCAGGGGCCAGGTGACTGGGGAGAAGTTACCATCGATGCCAATGTGACTACATGATCACAGCCAAAACttctcctctcccatccccagcTGACTGTATGGCTTGATGGAAGTGAGCTGGAACTTAGAGGCAAACTCAAAGAGGAGGAAGCCCTGAAGTGACTGAGGAAAAGCCTTATTGACAGGGATCCCTCAGAACCTGAGCTCAAAAGCCAGATCACACCGAGGTagagaaaagcaaagattttCAGGGCAAGTAACAGATTaggtatatacatgtattttttctccCTCCAACTAATACAacagtaaatgatttttttaaaaaaaaaatatgtagtacacaagaaaagagagaacaggAGCAGAGACTAGAGCATTTAGGTTTTAGAAGCTGGAAAGCAGCAGGCCAGGGGTTAATAACTTAGAGAAGCTAATGAAAAGTCTAGACCAGTGTGATCCAGCAGAACTTTCTGGGATGATAGAATGATCTGGATATGTGCTgtccaaaatattaacaaatagcCATATGTGGCTTTTAAGCATTTGGAATGTGGCTAATGAATTTCATTAATTCatgaattaactttttaaatttaaattatttaaaaatacctcATGGCTATAATATTGGGCAGCACAGACTTAGAAGATAGTGAAGGTGATAATGCAAAGTCACACGTGAGTACCCCTTGTTCCCATTCAGTCATATCGCAGATCTCCTATTTATCATAGTCCTTTTCATATTAAACTATCAGTCCtaatggattcttttttttaaattgaagtatagttgatttacaatgttgtgttagtctctggtatacagcaagaTAActtagttatacacacacatatatgtatattctttttcattatagtttactacaagatacaatagaaccttgttgtttatctattttatatatagtagtctgtatctgcaaatcctaaactcctaatttatctctccctaaCCCCATTCCCTACATCCCCCACACCCCGGTAAccattagtttattttctatgttctgtgaatctgtttctgttgtgtaaataagttcatttgtgccatttttttagattccacatgtaagtgacatcacatgatatttgtctttctctttcttaactTAGTGTGATAACCTGTAGGTCCACCCCAGAGGATTCTTTATGCATCGTTTAtggtttttttcctaaatgtatATTTGCAGCTTatatgttgcctgttttctcattgaatttcagaatattttttcttttttttaataccaatatTTCTCTATTGAGTAGAGCCCACTATTTACTGAAGCTCTAAAGTAGCCCTCTGATCCACCttccaaataatttattaaaatgttctaGAAGTAGTTCCCATTACCAATCACTAAGACATCACACTAGTTTTTCCCCCCCATTGGATAAATTTTCATTGATCCTTTTAGTTTACAACATGAGGTAAGGGGAAAATCAGTTCTttttagccaatattttacacagctgtagtaaaatattttaaacttcaaGGATTTATAACATAACATTTCTTAAAAGTTGGGGATCAAGTAAACAAGTTCTAACTTCTTGTGGAGTCTTTAACTTTATGTGGATGATATTTACGGGTCCTCCAAGTAATCTCTGCTCTTTCACAACGGTGAAGGAAGCGGGTCCGGGATTTTGTCTTGAGTAATGGGCCCTTTGCCCGATTTATCATGGTCTGAGAGTTTTGTTGATACTTTCATTCTGGTAGTGTAAGAGCCCTCCCTTTCTGATGTGTGGGGCCTAAGGTAGACCACTACGATGGTAGGTCCAATGATGGGAAAGCAGAAAATGTGTCCTGATGTCTAGGGATAGTTACACCCGTGCCTAAAGGAAAAGATTTCGATCAGAGAGGTAAATTGGGACATGCAAGGCTGAAGATGTTCAGTTTATCCCAAAGGCAATACAGAGCTCTGGAAGGCAGCCAATGTCATTTAAGGCATGATGCGGTCTACCAGTAAAGGACAAGATGAATTTCAGCAGGCTGAGACTGGAGTTAGGGACCCAGGTTAGGAGGCTGCTGGATTCATCATCCTGAGATGATTGGGACAGGAACCAGGAGGGAGGTAGAAAAGAAGGAATGAACTGGAGAGACCAAGGCTGCTGGACTTAGaagtgaaggagagagaagtCAGAAGTAACCGAGTCTGGGCACACTGGCATATGGCACCAGCATTGCCCAAAATGGAGAGATCAGAAGAAGGAGCCAGGAAAAGAGCTGATAGGTTTAGTTTGGTTCCTCTTGAGTCTGATAGGAGGTAAACTGAGTGGAAGTGTCTAATTGTACATGGAAATTCAAGCAGGGCACCCATTTGAGGGGTTACTTACGGTCAACAGTG
This Camelus bactrianus isolate YW-2024 breed Bactrian camel chromosome X, ASM4877302v1, whole genome shotgun sequence DNA region includes the following protein-coding sequences:
- the TASL gene encoding TLR adapter interacting with SLC15A4 on the lysosome translates to MLSEGYLSGLAYRNETLWSCTSYNEQVAEEKEEETEATAASALSYSSVDETQVQSLYVSCKSSGKFISSVRSRESQRSRNPRITVVQTNPNPVFESPNLAAVEIYRDPSRETYLVPPSCKSICKNYNDLHIAGGQVMAINSVTTDFPSESSFECGPLLKSSEIPLPMEDSISTQPSDFPPKPIQRYSSYWRITSIKEKSSLQMQKPISNAVLNEYLEQKVVELYNQYIMDTVFQDSSPTQILASELIMTSVDQISIQVSREKNLETSKARDIVINRLLQLVSTEISTPSLHISQYSNVNP